Within Epilithonimonas zeae, the genomic segment TTTAACCAATGTAATCGGGAATGCCGTTGCAACGGTTGTCGTTTCCAATTGGGAAAATAGATTGGATAAAGACCGATTAAAAGAAGTTTTGAACTAAATTTGTGTTGATTTTGGGTTTGGGAAGCTTAATCCGCCTGTAGTTTTCGCTCAAATCGGGCTGCAGCTTCAACATAAAATGAGCTTCAACATAATAACATAATTTTGTCATTCCGGAGGAATTTCAGCAGTTTATATTCTACGGGATGACAAAAATCGTAAATATATTTTACAACATACATTAATATAACAAAAATGCTATACCTTTTACCAGCTTATCTTTCCGAAAACTCTCCAACAGATTATTTTGCACCGACAATCAAAGACATCATTATGAATGTCGACTATTATTTTGTAGAGAACGAAAAGACAGCCAGAAAAGTCATCAAATTTTTTGCTCCGGAAAAAAAACAACCGGAACTTAAATTATTTCTACTTGATAAATATTCTGAAACGGCAGATTTGAAAGAAGCACAAAAGTTGATGAAAGAAGGTGTAGATTTTGGATTGTTATCTGAGGCGGGTTTGCCTTGCATCGGTGATCCAGGAAATATCATCGTTGGTTGGTCTCACAAAAATAATATCAAAGTAATTCCGGTTAACGGACCAAGTTCTTTTGTTCTTGCTTTGATTGCGAGTGGATTCAACGGACAGCAGTTTTCTTTCAATGGTTATTTGGCTATTGAAAAAGACAAGAAGAAAAAGGAAATTCAGCATCTGGAAAATC encodes:
- a CDS encoding SAM-dependent methyltransferase, translating into MLYLLPAYLSENSPTDYFAPTIKDIIMNVDYYFVENEKTARKVIKFFAPEKKQPELKLFLLDKYSETADLKEAQKLMKEGVDFGLLSEAGLPCIGDPGNIIVGWSHKNNIKVIPVNGPSSFVLALIASGFNGQQFSFNGYLAIEKDKKKKEIQHLENLVEKTGFTQIFMETPYRNNPLFEDLIKFLNPNTKLCIAANINDPETEFIQTKTIADWKKNKPELHKIPAVFLIGK